The following are encoded in a window of Sutcliffiella horikoshii genomic DNA:
- a CDS encoding hemolysin family protein, whose amino-acid sequence MDSILIMNLLLVALLIGLTAFFVGSEFAVVKVRMSRVDQLIAEGNKTAVVAKKLIADLDYYLSACQLGITVTALGLGWLGKPTVERLLYPLFENFGVPTSVSTVVSFAVAFSLVTFLHVVVGELAPKTLAIQFAEKMTLLIARPLYWFGKLMYPLIWTLNGSARVLLRMFGVQPASHEQAHSEEELKIIMTQSFESGEINQTELSYMENIFTFDERVARDIMIPRVQIVTLSNSMSKEEIISVLDEHQYTRYPVTEDGDKDNILGFVNVKEMLTNFAAGRAGEMKDFLHELPLIHEVTSLQDALLKMQEEQVHIALVIDEYGGTAGIITMEDILEEIVGEIRDEFDADEVEDIQEIETDLFHINGLVLLTDIEHQFGIIFDEKDDIDTIGGWMQVMLQDLEDDEEQHIKHGENIWTVLEMENHQVKQVGLQLHALTNQHQQS is encoded by the coding sequence ATTGACAGTATATTAATTATGAACTTACTTTTAGTGGCTTTGTTAATAGGTTTAACAGCGTTCTTCGTTGGATCGGAGTTTGCAGTGGTAAAGGTGCGTATGTCCCGAGTGGATCAATTGATTGCAGAAGGAAACAAGACAGCGGTCGTGGCCAAAAAGCTTATTGCGGATCTGGATTATTACTTATCCGCGTGTCAGCTTGGTATTACGGTAACAGCATTAGGTCTTGGTTGGTTAGGAAAACCGACTGTGGAAAGACTTCTGTATCCTTTATTTGAAAACTTTGGAGTACCTACGTCTGTTTCTACAGTTGTTTCGTTTGCGGTGGCATTCTCGCTAGTCACATTCTTACACGTAGTGGTAGGAGAGTTAGCACCAAAGACGCTTGCGATTCAGTTTGCAGAAAAAATGACATTGCTTATTGCGAGACCGTTATATTGGTTCGGTAAACTGATGTACCCGTTAATCTGGACTTTGAACGGTTCAGCGCGTGTGTTGCTTCGCATGTTCGGTGTACAACCTGCAAGTCATGAGCAGGCCCATTCAGAAGAAGAGCTTAAAATCATTATGACGCAAAGTTTTGAAAGTGGAGAAATTAATCAAACAGAACTATCCTACATGGAAAATATATTCACTTTTGACGAAAGAGTCGCAAGGGACATCATGATCCCGCGTGTGCAAATCGTCACTTTATCTAATAGCATGTCTAAAGAAGAAATTATCAGCGTATTGGATGAACACCAATACACCCGTTACCCTGTTACAGAGGATGGGGACAAAGATAATATTCTCGGATTTGTGAACGTAAAGGAAATGCTGACAAACTTCGCTGCTGGCAGAGCAGGGGAGATGAAAGACTTCCTACACGAGCTTCCACTAATTCATGAGGTGACCTCCCTGCAAGACGCATTGTTAAAAATGCAGGAAGAACAAGTTCATATTGCATTAGTAATTGATGAATACGGTGGTACTGCAGGTATCATTACGATGGAAGATATCCTCGAAGAAATCGTGGGAGAAATCCGTGATGAATTTGATGCCGATGAAGTAGAGGATATTCAAGAAATTGAAACAGATCTTTTTCATATAAATGGTCTTGTCTTGTTGACAGATATTGAACACCAATTCGGGATAATATTTGATGAAAAAGATGATATTGATACGATTGGTGGCTGGATGCAGGTAATGCTGCAGGACTTGGAAGACGATGAAGAGCAACATATTAAACATGGTGAGAACATTTGGACTGTACTTGAAATGGAAAATCACCAGGTAAAGCAAGTTGGCCTTCAGCTACATGCACTAACAAATCAGCATCAACAGTCATAA
- a CDS encoding glycoside hydrolase family 10 protein yields the protein MKFGQACKYIMITALLFSFTLPLFTTKGSAEMTQQPKHEMRAAWIATVQNIDMQAGLNEADYTAWVEETLDFLKGKNFNTIIYQVKPTADAFYPSEIDPWSKYVTGGAQGTDPGYDPLQIMIDESHARGIEVHAWVNPYRVTMPFETLESLSEENVAKEHPEWVVRYGFQYYLNPGIQEVQDYLLSTVEELVTNYDIEAVHMDDYFYPYRRAGEEFPDQAQFEADPRGFDNIEDWRRDNVNNLVSAINDTIKETKSWVQFGISPFGVWRNIAMDPTGSNTQAGQTNYDDLYADTRQWIKDGSIDYITPQIYWSRGFAAADYSILLDWWSNEVEEYAHNHPVNLYIGTADYKVGDNFDQNWDNPYELPEQILDNRKDENTQGQMHFSLRQIIKNNLGYADILTNEIYIEPALVPATPWNGEKLPQKPNTVKAVKTGGSITLTIDDKKHSDARKYVIYRFDGMKEGDYNNPANIVDVVYATEGVTTYIDSTIEEGKRYTYGVTSVSNTGVESKDAKIVKVVK from the coding sequence ATGAAATTTGGACAAGCATGTAAGTACATAATGATTACCGCATTATTATTCTCCTTCACTCTCCCTCTTTTTACAACGAAAGGGAGTGCAGAAATGACTCAGCAGCCAAAGCATGAGATGAGGGCAGCCTGGATTGCCACGGTTCAAAACATTGACATGCAAGCAGGATTGAACGAAGCAGACTATACAGCATGGGTAGAAGAAACGCTTGATTTTCTAAAAGGTAAAAACTTTAATACGATCATTTATCAGGTAAAACCTACAGCAGATGCTTTTTATCCATCTGAAATCGATCCTTGGTCCAAATATGTGACTGGAGGTGCACAAGGAACAGACCCAGGTTATGACCCGCTCCAAATTATGATTGATGAATCTCATGCGCGCGGTATCGAAGTGCACGCTTGGGTTAATCCTTATCGTGTGACGATGCCTTTTGAAACATTAGAAAGCCTTTCTGAGGAAAATGTTGCAAAGGAACATCCTGAATGGGTGGTTAGATACGGTTTTCAATACTACTTGAATCCTGGTATTCAGGAAGTGCAGGATTACCTGCTTTCAACTGTCGAGGAGCTTGTAACGAACTATGACATTGAAGCGGTTCATATGGATGATTACTTCTATCCATATCGCAGGGCTGGAGAGGAATTCCCGGATCAAGCGCAATTTGAAGCAGATCCGCGCGGTTTTGATAATATCGAAGACTGGAGACGCGACAACGTAAACAACCTAGTGTCGGCCATCAATGACACGATCAAAGAAACAAAGAGCTGGGTACAGTTTGGAATCTCCCCATTTGGTGTTTGGAGAAATATCGCAATGGATCCGACAGGAAGCAATACACAAGCCGGCCAAACAAACTATGATGACCTATATGCGGATACAAGACAATGGATCAAAGACGGCAGTATCGACTACATCACACCGCAAATCTACTGGTCCCGCGGTTTTGCAGCAGCCGATTACTCCATCCTGCTTGACTGGTGGAGCAATGAAGTCGAAGAATATGCCCATAACCATCCGGTGAACCTGTATATCGGAACAGCGGACTACAAGGTTGGAGACAATTTTGACCAGAACTGGGATAACCCATACGAGCTTCCTGAACAGATTCTAGACAACCGCAAAGACGAGAATACGCAAGGACAGATGCATTTCTCCCTTAGACAAATTATCAAAAATAACCTTGGCTATGCAGACATATTAACAAACGAAATCTATATAGAGCCTGCACTCGTTCCTGCAACTCCGTGGAACGGCGAAAAGCTTCCACAAAAGCCAAACACGGTGAAAGCAGTTAAAACAGGAGGCAGTATCACCCTAACAATCGATGATAAAAAGCATTCTGACGCAAGGAAATATGTTATCTACCGTTTCGATGGGATGAAAGAAGGAGATTATAACAATCCTGCGAATATTGTGGATGTTGTGTATGCAACAGAAGGTGTTACCACTTATATTGACAGCACCATTGAGGAAGGCAAACGCTATACGTATGGCGTAACCTCCGTTTCCAATACTGGAGTAGAAAGTAAGGATGCAAAGATTGTGAAGGTTGTAAAATAA
- a CDS encoding YbjQ family protein, producing the protein MIIVTTESVPGKKIVDLKGFVKGSTVQSKHIGKDLLAGLKTIVGGEIKEYSEMMQEARQKAIGRMVEDAKSKGANAIICVRLETSSVMTNASEIIAYGTAVTVD; encoded by the coding sequence ATGATTATAGTGACTACTGAGTCGGTACCAGGGAAAAAGATTGTGGATCTGAAGGGATTTGTGAAAGGTAGTACGGTGCAATCAAAACATATTGGGAAGGATCTATTGGCAGGACTGAAAACGATTGTCGGGGGTGAAATCAAGGAATACTCGGAAATGATGCAGGAGGCTCGTCAAAAAGCAATCGGCCGGATGGTGGAGGATGCAAAGAGCAAAGGGGCGAATGCTATTATTTGTGTACGTTTGGAAACCTCGAGCGTCATGACAAATGCATCCGAGATTATTGCTTATGGGACGGCGGTAACGGTGGACTAA
- a CDS encoding spore coat protein: MQNQPTSQGQNMNQNQMPPTMNMNTQGTQATPNTNHGGHELFDAHEVIAGIISMLDQYQMYEQHIQDPALKDIVKRQTTFVTQMYNTIVESFRTGQKPSVSTQVYKMTQTHDVVYGITPSQPKKPNQSVNELADKGLSAYMLGQTKGLATLLAMTALEMTNPVLRRVIADSVPNFIEMSYEIFLYQNKHGYYQVPQLAMQDMNAMLQSYTTVPNQGNMTH, from the coding sequence ATGCAAAATCAACCTACCTCACAAGGACAAAATATGAATCAAAATCAGATGCCGCCAACAATGAACATGAACACACAAGGGACACAAGCTACCCCAAATACGAACCACGGCGGGCACGAGCTATTCGATGCACATGAAGTGATTGCCGGCATTATCAGCATGCTCGACCAATACCAAATGTACGAACAGCATATCCAGGATCCTGCGCTAAAAGATATCGTGAAACGCCAAACAACCTTTGTAACCCAGATGTACAACACCATCGTGGAAAGTTTCCGAACTGGTCAGAAGCCATCCGTTTCTACTCAAGTGTATAAAATGACCCAAACACATGACGTAGTATACGGCATCACACCTTCACAACCAAAAAAGCCGAACCAATCCGTCAATGAGCTTGCTGACAAAGGGCTTTCCGCTTATATGCTTGGACAAACAAAGGGGCTTGCGACGCTGCTTGCCATGACTGCGCTCGAAATGACCAATCCGGTCCTTCGTCGCGTCATTGCAGACAGTGTGCCAAACTTCATTGAAATGAGTTACGAGATTTTTCTTTATCAAAATAAACACGGTTACTATCAAGTACCACAGCTCGCTATGCAGGATATGAATGCTATGCTGCAAAGTTATACAACTGTACCGAATCAGGGGAATATGACTCACTAA
- a CDS encoding MerR family transcriptional regulator, translating into MEYTVQKLAKLAGVTGRTLRYYDEIGILKPARISASGYRIYGQAEVDMLQQILFYRELELDLESIQKIINAPSFNEVEALKEHRDKLLTKQKRLEGLIESVDRTLAAKEGSITMSDKEKFESFKQNMIDKNEEKYGEEIRGKYGNETIDKSNAKVKGMSKGQYEQGEKLGEEVLNVLNEAFKTGDPSGELAQKAADLHRQWLGYYWDSYSKEAHAGLAQMYVDDERFTAFYDKKQTGTAEFLRDAIYIYTGMQKQ; encoded by the coding sequence GTGGAATACACCGTACAGAAATTAGCAAAATTGGCTGGAGTGACAGGCAGGACGCTGCGTTATTATGATGAGATTGGGATTCTCAAGCCGGCGAGAATAAGTGCATCGGGGTATCGCATCTACGGGCAGGCGGAAGTGGATATGCTGCAGCAAATCCTCTTTTACCGCGAGCTCGAACTGGATCTCGAAAGCATCCAAAAAATCATCAACGCTCCATCCTTTAATGAAGTGGAAGCACTTAAAGAACACCGTGACAAGCTTCTGACAAAGCAAAAGCGGCTTGAGGGCCTCATTGAAAGTGTAGACCGGACACTGGCTGCGAAAGAAGGGAGTATTACTATGAGTGATAAAGAGAAGTTTGAATCATTTAAGCAGAATATGATAGATAAAAACGAAGAAAAATATGGCGAAGAAATCAGAGGAAAATACGGCAACGAGACGATCGATAAATCCAACGCTAAAGTAAAAGGCATGTCCAAGGGTCAATACGAACAAGGAGAAAAGCTTGGGGAAGAGGTGCTGAACGTCTTGAACGAAGCATTCAAAACTGGTGACCCTTCAGGAGAGCTTGCACAAAAAGCCGCTGACCTGCATCGCCAATGGTTAGGTTATTACTGGGACTCTTATTCCAAGGAAGCGCATGCCGGACTTGCTCAGATGTATGTGGATGACGAGCGATTTACAGCTTTTTATGATAAAAAACAAACTGGTACAGCAGAATTCCTGCGGGATGCCATCTATATCTACACAGGAATGCAAAAACAGTAA